Proteins from a single region of Chromobacterium sp. ATCC 53434:
- a CDS encoding acid phosphatase, whose translation MQRLSCGFALTLIGAAVLSACGGGGSSASSTTSGVVTGSYFRHAKVCLDQNGNGRCDAGEPSTYTDANGAFTLKGNGAVLVEIGTDAVRYDPDSDTATPVSDPLIFRAPAGAGNVVVSSLSTEVADLMDGGMDLNTARNAVADRLGVTPDKVLADHNKESDPDIKATLKAAINQNIDAIASAVKDAGPGGDLKASLHQRLGMADIKNVVVIYAENRGFDNLYGLFPGANGIPGVNPSAKGQIVAQKDFDGSTLPALPPTWGGLTAAGQSVTLPQAQTVGFANKPFQIDNPAGLNGTGVVVPQSVITRDLVHRFYNNQMQIDGGANDKFAAYSDAGGLSMGYYDGSKMAMWKLAQQYTLADNFFMGAFGGSFLNHQYLVCACAPEYPNADQSVAKGSISAIDTDAKGNFVRLTPSASTPASVLSGPAKYLNDSNLTPKDAAGKYYAVNTMQPPFQPSGNAAAAADKTGKYADPSKATTLPAQTQATIGDRLDAKKISWAWYAGGWSASLADASNIYNGSVPNFQAHHQPFNYYATFDPVKQADYRSQHLKDFDGQFLGDAAAGKLPQVAFYKPQGNLNQHSGYASVADGDAHIASVIAQLQQSPQWKNMLVVVTYDENGGYYDHAAVPKGDRWGPGTRIPAILISPFAKKGYVDHTQYDTASVLRFLTRRFGLKALPGVTARDVGLVKNGGKPMGDFSTALTFR comes from the coding sequence ATGCAACGCCTGAGCTGTGGCTTCGCGCTGACCCTGATCGGCGCCGCCGTGTTGAGCGCCTGTGGCGGCGGCGGCTCCTCCGCCTCGTCCACCACCAGCGGTGTGGTGACCGGCAGTTATTTCCGTCATGCCAAGGTATGCCTGGACCAGAACGGCAACGGCCGTTGCGACGCCGGCGAGCCGTCCACCTATACCGACGCCAACGGCGCCTTCACGCTGAAGGGCAATGGCGCGGTGCTGGTCGAAATCGGCACCGATGCCGTCCGCTACGATCCGGACAGCGATACCGCGACGCCGGTGAGCGACCCGTTGATCTTCCGGGCGCCGGCCGGCGCCGGCAATGTGGTGGTCAGCTCGCTGAGCACCGAGGTGGCCGACCTGATGGACGGCGGCATGGACTTGAACACCGCCCGCAACGCGGTGGCGGACCGCCTGGGCGTGACGCCGGACAAGGTGCTGGCGGACCACAACAAGGAAAGCGATCCCGACATCAAGGCCACGCTGAAGGCGGCGATCAACCAGAACATCGACGCCATCGCCAGCGCGGTGAAGGACGCCGGTCCCGGCGGCGACCTGAAGGCCAGCCTGCACCAGCGTCTGGGCATGGCCGACATCAAGAACGTCGTGGTGATCTACGCCGAAAACCGCGGCTTCGACAATCTGTACGGCTTGTTCCCTGGCGCCAACGGCATTCCGGGCGTCAACCCCAGCGCGAAGGGCCAGATCGTCGCGCAGAAGGATTTCGACGGTTCGACGCTGCCGGCGCTGCCGCCGACCTGGGGCGGCCTGACCGCCGCCGGCCAGAGCGTGACGCTGCCTCAGGCGCAGACGGTAGGCTTCGCCAACAAGCCGTTCCAGATCGACAACCCGGCGGGCCTGAACGGCACCGGCGTGGTGGTGCCGCAGTCGGTCATCACCCGCGACCTGGTGCACCGCTTCTACAATAACCAGATGCAGATCGACGGCGGCGCCAACGACAAGTTCGCCGCCTATTCCGACGCCGGCGGCCTGTCCATGGGCTATTACGACGGCAGCAAGATGGCGATGTGGAAGCTGGCGCAGCAGTACACGCTGGCCGACAACTTCTTCATGGGCGCTTTCGGCGGCTCCTTCCTGAACCACCAGTACCTGGTCTGCGCCTGCGCGCCGGAATATCCGAACGCCGACCAGTCGGTGGCCAAGGGCAGCATCTCGGCGATAGACACCGACGCCAAGGGCAACTTCGTGCGACTGACGCCGTCGGCCAGCACGCCGGCCTCGGTCCTGTCCGGTCCGGCCAAGTATCTGAACGACAGCAATCTGACGCCTAAGGACGCCGCCGGCAAATACTACGCGGTCAACACCATGCAGCCGCCGTTCCAGCCCAGCGGCAACGCCGCGGCGGCGGCCGACAAGACCGGCAAGTACGCCGATCCGTCCAAGGCCACCACCTTGCCGGCGCAGACCCAGGCGACGATAGGCGACCGGCTGGACGCCAAGAAGATCAGCTGGGCCTGGTATGCCGGCGGCTGGAGCGCGTCGCTGGCCGACGCCAGCAATATCTACAACGGCAGCGTGCCGAACTTCCAGGCCCACCATCAGCCGTTCAACTACTACGCGACCTTCGATCCGGTGAAGCAGGCGGACTACCGCAGCCAGCACCTGAAGGATTTCGATGGCCAGTTCCTCGGCGACGCCGCGGCCGGCAAGCTGCCGCAGGTGGCGTTCTACAAGCCGCAGGGCAATCTGAACCAGCACTCCGGCTATGCCAGCGTGGCCGATGGCGACGCCCACATCGCCTCGGTGATCGCCCAGTTGCAGCAGAGCCCGCAGTGGAAGAACATGCTGGTGGTGGTGACCTATGACGAGAACGGCGGCTATTACGACCACGCCGCGGTGCCGAAGGGCGACCGCTGGGGTCCTGGCACCCGCATTCCGGCGATCCTGATCTCGCCGTTCGCCAAGAAGGGCTATGTCGATCATACCCAGTACGACACCGCCTCGGTGCTGCGTTTCCTGACCCGCCGCTTCGGACTGAAGGCTCTACCGGGCGTGACAGCGCGCGACGTCGGGCTGGTGAAGAACGGCGGCAAGCCGATGGGCGACTTCAGTACCGCGCTGACCTTCCGCTAA
- a CDS encoding MFS transporter has translation MQLKIASGMLTPLIVATALFMENMDATVISTSLPAIAKDLAVDPISLKLALTSYLVSLAVFIPISGWMADRYGARRIFRSAIMVFMLGSLLCAATGSLHGFVLARFLQGIGGAMMVPVGRLVILRTTDKADLVRALGYLTVPALLGPVIGPPLGGLISTYFHWRWIFLINIPIGLLGMALAGRYIANLTEESVPRLDVAGFVLTGAGLSMLMLGLASEGRHMLSAAASIWLTGLGAALLLAYLWHYRRQQHPLLDLSLLRLPTFQAGVVGGFMFRVGIGTIPFLLPLMLQLGFGFTPFESGLLTCSTAMGAIGMKTIVARVLQRFGFRRVLVVNSLLAGCSVALYVLFRADTPHWMMLAAFVLGGCLRSLQFTSLNAITFADVDKERLSQATSLSSVAQQLAAGFGVTMGAFALQTVSWWQGHLQLTAGDFGQAFLIMGSLTALSSLLFLKLERNAGQQVSGGHE, from the coding sequence ATGCAGTTGAAAATCGCTTCCGGCATGCTGACGCCGCTGATCGTCGCCACGGCCTTGTTCATGGAAAACATGGACGCCACCGTCATTTCCACTTCGCTGCCGGCGATCGCGAAGGATCTCGCCGTCGATCCGATCTCGCTGAAGCTGGCGCTGACCTCCTATCTGGTCAGCCTGGCGGTGTTCATTCCGATCAGCGGCTGGATGGCCGACCGCTACGGGGCGCGCCGCATCTTCCGTTCCGCCATCATGGTGTTCATGTTGGGCTCGCTGCTGTGCGCGGCCACCGGTTCGCTGCACGGCTTCGTGCTGGCGCGCTTCCTGCAGGGCATAGGCGGCGCGATGATGGTGCCGGTGGGACGGCTGGTCATTCTGCGCACCACGGACAAGGCTGATCTGGTGCGGGCGCTGGGCTACCTGACGGTGCCGGCCTTGCTGGGGCCGGTGATAGGGCCGCCGCTGGGCGGCCTGATCAGCACCTATTTCCATTGGCGCTGGATCTTTCTGATCAATATTCCTATCGGCCTGCTGGGCATGGCGCTGGCGGGGCGCTATATCGCGAATCTGACGGAGGAGAGCGTGCCCAGGCTGGACGTGGCCGGTTTCGTCCTCACCGGCGCCGGGCTGTCCATGCTGATGCTGGGTCTGGCGTCGGAGGGCCGGCACATGCTGTCCGCCGCCGCCTCGATCTGGCTGACCGGCTTGGGCGCCGCGCTGCTGCTGGCCTATCTATGGCATTACCGCCGCCAGCAGCATCCGTTGCTGGATCTGTCGTTGCTGCGCCTGCCCACTTTCCAGGCCGGCGTGGTCGGCGGTTTCATGTTCCGCGTCGGCATCGGCACCATCCCCTTCTTGTTGCCGCTGATGCTGCAACTGGGCTTTGGCTTCACGCCGTTCGAATCCGGCCTGCTGACCTGTTCGACGGCGATGGGGGCGATAGGGATGAAGACCATCGTCGCCAGGGTGCTGCAGCGCTTCGGCTTCCGCCGGGTGCTGGTGGTCAACAGCCTGCTGGCCGGCTGCTCGGTGGCGCTGTACGTGCTGTTCCGCGCCGACACGCCGCACTGGATGATGCTGGCGGCCTTTGTGCTGGGCGGCTGCCTGCGTTCGCTGCAATTCACCAGCCTGAACGCGATCACCTTCGCCGACGTCGACAAGGAGAGGCTCAGCCAGGCCACCAGCCTGTCCAGCGTGGCGCAGCAACTGGCGGCCGGCTTCGGCGTCACGATGGGCGCCTTCGCCTTGCAGACGGTGTCCTGGTGGCAGGGGCATCTGCAACTGACGGCCGGAGACTTCGGCCAGGCTTTCCTGATCATGGGCAGCCTGACCGCGCTGTCCAGTCTGCTGTTCCTTAAGCTCGAGCGGAACGCCGGGCAGCAGGTATCCGGCGGGCATGAATGA
- a CDS encoding ABC transporter ATP-binding protein: protein MTKLVVDNLFLSYDATPILQGVSFSLNAGEVVSLLGASGSGKTTLLRAIAGLERPSAGSIHLNGQALYDGNAGHDLPVERRSLGLVFQSYALWPHRTVAENVAYGLKLRKTGQQEIADRVRQVLEQLGLGALGQRYPHQLSGGQQQRVAIARALVYNPPVILLDEPLSNLDAKLREEARAWLRELIIELKLSALCVTHDQGEAMAMSDRILLLKHGRIEQSGTPAELYARPDTLYSAQFMGANNTLCATVAASEGDSVTLNGDGWQLRATARHPLPVGGKAQAVIRLERLRVRDEPGHNRLPARLLAAMYLGDRWEYLLQQGEGRLRAYGQEPRTAGECWLEFGELDTWAFADASSDQA, encoded by the coding sequence ATGACTAAACTCGTCGTCGACAATCTGTTTCTCAGCTATGACGCCACGCCGATTCTCCAAGGCGTGTCCTTCAGCCTGAACGCCGGCGAGGTCGTTTCCCTGCTCGGCGCGTCCGGCAGCGGCAAGACCACGCTGCTGCGCGCCATCGCCGGACTGGAGCGGCCTTCCGCCGGCAGCATCCATCTGAACGGGCAAGCGCTGTACGACGGCAACGCCGGCCACGATCTGCCGGTGGAGCGCCGCTCGCTGGGACTGGTGTTTCAGTCCTACGCGCTGTGGCCGCACCGCACGGTGGCGGAAAACGTGGCTTACGGCCTCAAGCTGCGCAAGACCGGGCAGCAGGAGATCGCCGACCGCGTCCGGCAGGTGCTGGAGCAATTGGGCCTGGGCGCGCTGGGACAGCGCTACCCGCATCAGCTCTCCGGCGGCCAGCAGCAACGCGTGGCCATCGCCCGCGCCCTGGTCTACAACCCGCCGGTCATCCTGCTGGACGAGCCGCTGTCGAATCTGGACGCCAAGCTGCGCGAGGAGGCCCGCGCCTGGCTGCGCGAGCTGATCATCGAGCTGAAACTGTCCGCCTTGTGCGTCACCCACGACCAGGGCGAGGCGATGGCCATGTCCGACCGCATCCTGTTGCTCAAGCATGGCCGCATCGAACAGTCCGGCACGCCGGCCGAGCTCTACGCCCGGCCCGACACCCTGTACAGCGCGCAATTCATGGGCGCCAACAACACCTTGTGCGCCACCGTCGCCGCCAGCGAAGGCGACAGCGTCACGCTGAACGGCGACGGCTGGCAGTTGCGGGCCACCGCCCGCCACCCGTTGCCGGTGGGCGGAAAAGCCCAGGCGGTGATCCGCCTCGAACGGCTGAGGGTGCGCGACGAGCCGGGCCACAACCGTCTGCCGGCCAGGCTGCTCGCCGCGATGTATCTGGGCGACCGTTGGGAATATCTGTTGCAACAGGGAGAGGGTCGGTTGCGCGCCTATGGGCAGGAGCCCAGGACGGCCGGCGAGTGCTGGCTGGAATTCGGCGAGCTCGACACCTGGGCGTTCGCCGACGCAAGCTCGGACCAGGCCTAG